From the genome of uncultured Bacteroides sp.:
AATAGCACACCTTCGTCCTCGTACCAATACTTTTGGTGCTGTATTCCGTATTCGTCATAATATGGCTATTGCCATACATAAATTTTTCCATGAACGTGGATTCTTCTATTTTCATACTCCAATTATTACAGCTTCAGATTGTGAAGGTGCAGGACAGATGTTTCAGGTAACGACCATGAATCTTTATGATTTGAAAAAGGATGAAGATGGTTCTATTAATTATGATAGTGATTTCTTTGGCAAACAAGCTAGTCTGACTGTTTCCGGACAGCTGGAAGGTGAGCTTGCTGCTATGTCAATGGGATCTATTTATACTTTTGGACCTACTTTCCGTGCCGAAAACTCAAATACTCCACGTCACCTTGCTGAGTTCTGGATGATTGAGCCGGAAGTTGCCTTTAATGAGATTGAAGATAATATGCAGTTGGCTGAAGATTTTATCAAATTTTGTGTAAAATGGGCTTTGGATAACTGTATAGAAGATATACAGTTCTTGAATAATATGTTTGATAAGGAACTTATTGCTCGCTTGCAGTCAGTGCTTGATGATGAATTTGTTCGCCTGCCTTATACAGAAGGAGTGAAGATTCTTGAAGAAGCTGTGGCCAAAGGACACAAATTTGAATTCCCTATATTCTGGGGAGCCGACCTTGCTTCTGAACATGAACGTTACTTGGTGGAAGATCATTTTAAACGTCCTGTAATTCTTACTGATTATCCGAAAGAAATCAAATCTTTCTATATGAAGCAGAATGAAGATGGCAAAACAGTTCGTGCAATGGATGTTCTATTCCCGAAAATCGGAGAAATAATCGGTGGTTCTCAGCGTGAAGAGGATTTTGATAAATTATCAAGTAGAGCTGCGGAAATGGGTGTACCAACCAAAGATATCTGGTGGTATCTGGATACTCGCCGTTTTGGTACAGCGCCTCACTCTGGCTTCGGATTAGGTTTTGAACGCTTATTGCTTTTTGTAACAGGTATGACCAATATTCGTGATGTGATTCCTTTCCCTAGAACACCTCGTAACTGCGAGTTTTAATTTAAACTTTTTTGTTCTTTATATAAGAGATGACACGGCCATAAGTTGTGTCATCTTTCTTTTTTTTACGAAATTGATCTAGCGATCTAGCGCTTTTTAAATTAACCACAATTTAGTCACTCTGAAATGTAGCAGATAAAACGTATAATGTTCTTATCTAAGGCCTTGAAAAGAGAAAAAATAACTTAAATAGTTTGCCAATTAAAAGAAAAGCAGTACTTTTGCAAGCCGATTATTATCTAAAAGGATAAAAGATTAATTCATAGCTAATTAGGTTCCTTTGTCCGGGGAACTGTAATCAGCATGAATATTTATGTTTATTAGTAGTTAACAATTTAAAAACAATTAAGCAGTGGATACTTTAAGTTATAAGACCATTTCTGCAAACAAAGCAACCGCAACAAAGGAATGGGTCGTAGTAGATGCTACAGATCAGGTGTTGGGACGCTTAGGTGCAAAAGTTGCCAAGCTGTTGAGAGGAAAGTACAAACCAAACTTTACTCCTCATGTAGACTGTGGTGACAACGTAATTATTATCAATGCCGATAAGGTGAAGTTGACAGGTAACAAATGGAATGACAGAATCTATTTGTCATATACTGGCTATCCTGGAGGTCAAAGAGCTATTACTCCAGCTCGTTTGCAAGCAAGACCTAACGGTGACGACAAGTTATTGAGAAAAGTAGTAAAGGGTATGCTTCCTAAAAACAAATTAGGTGCACAACTATTAGGCAACATGTATGTTTACGCTGGAAGCGAACATAAACAAGCTGCTCAAAACCCTAAGTCAATTGATATTAACTTACTTAAATAATAAATAATGGAAGTAGTAAATGCATTAGGCAGACGTAAGCGCGCTATTGCTCGCGTATTCGTAAGCGAAGGTACAGGAAAGATTACTATTAACAAGAGAGACCTTGCAACGTACTTTCCATCAACTATTCTTCAATATGTTGTAAAACAACCATTGAACAAATTAGGTGTAGCTGAGAAGTATGACATCAAGGTTAATTTGATCGGTGGCGGTTTCACAGGACAATCACAAGCTTTGCGTTTGGCAATTGCTCGTGCTCTTGTGAAAATCAGCGCAGAAGATAAAAAAGCTCTTCGTTCAGAAGGCTTCATGACACGTGATCCACGTTCTGTTGAACGTAAGAAACCGGGTCAACCAAAAGCTCGTAGAAGATTCCAGTTCAGTAAACGTTAATACTTGCTGGAGAAATCTCTGGAGTAAGCTACGTTTAGTATCTAAACTATCGGGACTCTTATGTAGGCTACCCGACAGTTGGTTATAAAACAAAAAAGAAAGTAAACGATTAAAAGATTAAAAAAATGTCAAGAACAAATTTTGATAATTTATTGGAAGCCGGTTGCCACTTCGGACACTTAAGAAGAAAGTGGAACCCTGCAATGGCTCCTTATATTTTCATGGAACGCAATGGTATCCACATCATTGACCTCCACAAAACAGTTGCAAAAGTAGAAGAAGCTGCTGAAGCTTTAAAACAAATTGCAAAATCAGGAAAGAAAGTCCTTTTTGTTGCTACTAAAAAACAAGCAAAACAAGTAGTTGCTGACAAAGCAGCTTCTGTTAATATGCCTTATGTAATCGAGCGCTGGCCAGGTGGTATGTTGACTAACTTCCCAACTATCCGTAAGGCTGTTAAGAAGATGGCTACTATCGATAAGTTGACTAACGATGGTACTTATTCTAATCTTTCTAAAAGAGAAGTTCTTCAAATTTCTCGTCAACGTGCTAAGTTAGACAAGAACTTAGGTTCTATCGCCGACTTAACTCGTCTTCCTTCTGCTTTGTTCGTTATCGACGTAATGAAAGAAAACATTGCAGTTCGTGAAGCTAACCGTTTAGGTATTCCAGTATTTGCTATCGTTGATACAAACTCTGATCCTTCAAATATCGATTTCGTTATCCCTGCAAATGATGACGCTACAAAATCAATTGAAGTAATTCTTGAAGCTTGTTGTACAGCTATGAGCGAAGGTCTGGAAGAAAGAAAAGCTGAAAAAATTGATATGGAAGCTGCCGGAGAAGCTCCTGCTAACAAAGGCAAGAGAAAGTCTGCTGCTAAAGCTAGACTTGACAAAAACGACGAGGAAGCAATCAACGCTGCAAAAGCTGCTGCTTTCTTGAAAGATGATGAAGAAGCTTAATTACTATATCAATTAAATAAATATAAAGACTATGGCTGTAACAATGGCAGATATTACCCACTTGCGCAAAATGACAGGTGCCGGTATGATGGATTGCAAGAATGCTTTGACTGAAGCTGAAGGCGATTTCGAAAAAGCAATTGAAATAATTCGTAAAAAAGGACAAGCAGTAGCTGCAAAACGTTCTGATCGTGAAGCTTCAGAAGGTTGTGTTATTGCTAAGTCGGCAGGCGAATTTGCTGCAGTTATCGCATTGAAATGTGAAACTGACTTCGTTGCTAAGAATGCAGACTTCGTTGCTTTGACTAACGAAATTCTTGATCTTGCTATCGCAAACAAATGTGCTACTATTGAAGACGTGAAAGCTCTTCCTATGGGTAAAGGAACAGTTGCTGATGCTGTTATTGATAGAAGTG
Proteins encoded in this window:
- the asnS gene encoding asparagine--tRNA ligase encodes the protein MEKICRTRIVDVLKMDSFGTIVNVKGWVRTRRGSKQVNFIALNDGSTINNIQIVIDIEKFGEEYLKPITTGACISVNGELVESLGQGQKAELHACEIEILGTADPNTYPLQKKGHSMEFLREIAHLRPRTNTFGAVFRIRHNMAIAIHKFFHERGFFYFHTPIITASDCEGAGQMFQVTTMNLYDLKKDEDGSINYDSDFFGKQASLTVSGQLEGELAAMSMGSIYTFGPTFRAENSNTPRHLAEFWMIEPEVAFNEIEDNMQLAEDFIKFCVKWALDNCIEDIQFLNNMFDKELIARLQSVLDDEFVRLPYTEGVKILEEAVAKGHKFEFPIFWGADLASEHERYLVEDHFKRPVILTDYPKEIKSFYMKQNEDGKTVRAMDVLFPKIGEIIGGSQREEDFDKLSSRAAEMGVPTKDIWWYLDTRRFGTAPHSGFGLGFERLLLFVTGMTNIRDVIPFPRTPRNCEF
- the rplM gene encoding 50S ribosomal protein L13 yields the protein MDTLSYKTISANKATATKEWVVVDATDQVLGRLGAKVAKLLRGKYKPNFTPHVDCGDNVIIINADKVKLTGNKWNDRIYLSYTGYPGGQRAITPARLQARPNGDDKLLRKVVKGMLPKNKLGAQLLGNMYVYAGSEHKQAAQNPKSIDINLLK
- the rpsI gene encoding 30S ribosomal protein S9; amino-acid sequence: MEVVNALGRRKRAIARVFVSEGTGKITINKRDLATYFPSTILQYVVKQPLNKLGVAEKYDIKVNLIGGGFTGQSQALRLAIARALVKISAEDKKALRSEGFMTRDPRSVERKKPGQPKARRRFQFSKR
- the rpsB gene encoding 30S ribosomal protein S2, yielding MSRTNFDNLLEAGCHFGHLRRKWNPAMAPYIFMERNGIHIIDLHKTVAKVEEAAEALKQIAKSGKKVLFVATKKQAKQVVADKAASVNMPYVIERWPGGMLTNFPTIRKAVKKMATIDKLTNDGTYSNLSKREVLQISRQRAKLDKNLGSIADLTRLPSALFVIDVMKENIAVREANRLGIPVFAIVDTNSDPSNIDFVIPANDDATKSIEVILEACCTAMSEGLEERKAEKIDMEAAGEAPANKGKRKSAAKARLDKNDEEAINAAKAAAFLKDDEEA